The Haloferax volcanii DS2 DNA segment CGGAATCAGCGACGGCGACCACGCCGAGCGCATCGTCGCCAGCGGTGCCGACGGCATCATCGTCGGCAGCGCGCTCGTCGACATCGTCGCCGAGGGCCACGAGAACGGCGACGACGCCGAAACGGTCGCGGACCGACTCGAAACGCTCGCCCGCGAACTCGAAGACGGTGCGGTAGCGGGCGCGTCGCAACGCCCACCGCATCCGGAACGCACATAACTGCTCTGCCACCCTTTCTCATACATGAACACAGACGTCGGACTCTCCGCACGACTCGACCGCATTTCCACAGACGGGCGATACCTCATCGTCCCGATGGACCACGGCATCACCCTCGGCCCGGTCACGGGCCTCGTCGATATCGAATCCACTATCGACGGCATCACGCGCGGCGGCGCTGACGCCGTCCTCACGCACAAGGGGACCGCGCCGCGCGTCCACCCGAACAAAAACGGCAAAGGCTACATCGTCCACGTAAACGGCTCGACGGACATCGGCCCGGACGAAAACGACAAGCGACTCACCGGATCCGTCGAAGACGCCCTCCGCGTCGGTGCCGACGCCGTCTCCTTCCATATCAACGTCGGCTCGGACTACGAACCCGACCAGATGACGCAGCTCGCTGACCTCTGTTCTCGTGCCGCCGACTTCAGCGTGCCCGTTCTCGCAATGTCCTACGCCCGCGGCCCCGGCATCGACGAACAGGACCCCGAGGCGCTCGCCCACGCCGTCCGCCTCGCCGAGGAGGTCGGTGCCGACGTGGTGAAGACGGCATACAGCGGCGACGCGGAGTCCTTCGGTCGCGTCGTCGAGGCCACGCGCCTGCCGGTCGTCATCGCCGGCGGCAGTCGCGGCACCGACCGCGAGACGGTGGAGATGGTCCGCGGCACGATGGACGCCGGCGCGGCCGGCGTCTCCATGGGTCGGTCCATCTTCCAGCACGAGAACCCCGAGGCCATCACCCGCGCCGTCAGCGCCGTCATCCACGACGACGCAGATGTGGACACCGCGCTCGAACGCGCCGGGCTCGGCATCGAGGCGTAACGCGACTCGCGATTCGCGGCGTTCCGACGGGGTTCTGTTTTCCCGACACCGCTGGCCTACAACTAGATACCCGCCGAGCGCGAACGCTACCCATGCGCGTCACCATGTGGGGGTTCGCGGTCGAGGTAGACGACCGACGTATCGACTGTGCTGCCGACTCGCTCCGAAACCAACTCGTCGAGTACGAACGCGGGGAGCGCCGCGAGTTCGACGTGGACGTGCGATTTCCCGACTCCTTTACCGGCGACGTGATGCGCGTGATGGCGTCGATTCCGTACGGCGAGACCCGAACGTACGGCGAGGTTGCGGCCGAACTCGACAGCCACGCGGTCGCCGTCGGACAGGCCTGTGGACGGAACCCGGTCCCGCTCGTCGTCCCGTGCCACCGCGTCGTCGGCGCGGGCTCTCTCGGCGGCTTCTCCGCGGCCGGCGGCGTCGACCTGAAGCGCGCGCTTCTCGACCGCGAGCGCGGCGCGGTCCAGACGGGGCTGGACCGATTTGACTGATTTCATATCGCCGTACTCGGTTTATTGACTGTCGAACCGGCCGGGCGCTGTCGTGGTCGGTGTGGTGCGAGCGCCGTGCGCGCACCCAAGAATCGGTTTCTCCAGGTTCTGACGCGTCGTTCGCGGAACCGCGTTCGTGACTCGACGGTCGTTATCTGTCCGGTCGTTGCCAACTTCGCCGACAGCGTGAGACAGGACTCCATATTCGATTCCGACCGCGTCTATCGTCTTCCAGCCTCGAACCCTGGCGTTCCGCATCATGGACGGGTTCCACGCGGTCGATTCCAGCGACCCTCTCGACCCGGTGGGCAGCGTGGACGAATCACCTCCGTTTCGGCCTCGAACGTCGGCGGTTGGGATTCGATGTAGTCGCTGTGTTCTATGTTCGGCACTGACGAACTCGGTGACTGACACACCGGTGACGACGCGCTCACGTTCACGCGCGACCTGCTGTCTTTCGAGGTTGCAGGCACACTGACCCGAGTCGGGACGACCAAACCGCCGACTCGGTGGGAGTTGAGAGTAACTGAGTGAGGCGAGTCGCCGCTCCCGCTTGACTCGCGTCGGCGGTTGGAATCGTCGTCCGACCGTCGACTCTGCCCTGAATTCACTCTAATAAATCGTATGGCGCGATATAGAATTCAGGTGGGGCGCTCAAGCGTCCCGGCCCGTCGCTGTCCGTTCGCTATCCGCTCGCCGTCCGTTGGTTCATTCGCCACGTTCAAGCCCGCCCACCGAGTGAAGTCGATAATGACACGAAGCGTCTGGCTCAAAGCCGACGACGCGGTCGGCGACTGGGAGACGCGGAAGCGACGCATCACGGCCGGACTGGAAGCCGGCGTCGACTGGGTCCTCGTCGACGAGGCCGACGTCGAGCGGATGCGCGAACTCGGCGATGTCAACATCGCCGCGTTCCGGACCGACGCAGACGTCCACGTGATGGAAGCAGAGGAAGACGACGGAGAGCCCGCGGCGCTCGCCGACGCCTACATCGTCGGCAAGGACGGCGAGGGCGACGCGACCGTCGAACTCCCCTCGGACTTCTCCGGGTCTGCCGACCTGACGACGCTCCGCCGCGGCGACGACCTCGCAAACGGCTCGTACGTTCGCATCCTGAGCAAAGACTACGAGGCGTTCGCCGAGGAGGCCGCCCGCGACGGCGATTACACCATCGTCATCGGCGAGGACTGGACCATCATCCCGCTGGAGAACCTCATCGCCCGCATCGGCGAGGAGACCGACCTCATCGCTGGCGTCACGACCGCCGAGGAGGCCAAAACCGCCTTCGAGACGCTCGAACTCGGCTCCGACGGCGTCCTCCTCGACAGCGACGACCCCGACGAGATTCGAAAGACCGTCGAGGTCCGCGACGAGGCCGAACGCGAGTCGCTCGACCTCGTCTGGGCCGAGGTCACAGAGGTCGAACGCACGGGCATGGCCGACCGCGTCTGCGTCGATACGGGCACGATTATGGACCACGACGAGGGGATGCTCGTCGGTTCGATGGCCCGCGGCCTGTTCTTCGTCCACGCCGAGACGGCGAAGTCTCCGTACGTCGCGTCTCGGCCGTTTAGAGTCAACGCCGGCGCGGTCCACGCCTACGCGCGGACCCCCGACGGCGGCACGGTCTACCTCTCCGAACTCGAAAGCGGCGACGAGGTACAGCTCATCGACACGAACGGCAGCACCCGCGAGGCCATCGTCGGGCGCGTAAAAATCGAAAAGCGGCCGATGTTTCGCATCTCCGCGGACTACGAGGGCGACCGCGTCACGACGCTCCTCCAGAACGCCGAGACAATCAAGGTCCACACCCGCGAGGGTCGGACCGCGGTCACCGACCTCGAACCCGGCGACGAGATGCTCATCTACTACGAAGACACGGCGCGCCACTTCGGTGAGGCTGTCGAAGAGAGCATCATCGAGAAGTAACGGACGGAACGCGTTTTTTCGGACTCGAACGCAGCGTCGCGCGCAGCGGCGGGCGTTCGTCGACGTTCTCTATCCTTCGACCGTGTACCATTCGAGCTCCGTCGCACACCACGGACAGAAGTCGAGGTTCCGGTCGAGTTCCCCGCCGCAGACCGGGCAGGCCGGCTCGCCGTTCGCGTTGCGGCCGCGCGGGCGGCTTCCGACGCGGTAGGCGTCGAGCGCGCTCAGAAACAGCAGTCCGAGAACGGGGAACAGCACCTCTCTGGGAAGCGAGTCCACCGTCACGGTCGCCGGGTCGGTGAACGTCGAGAGCAACACCAGTCCCGCGCCGACGACGAAGGTGAACCACGCAATTGCGCGTCGCCACTCGCGGAGGTAGACGTGGCCCGCCCCGGCGATTCCGAGCGAGGCACCAACCACGCCGACGAGGGCGGCGACGAACGCGCGACGACGAGCATCGGGCATCGTTCGTTGGCGTCGTCGTCCGCGCTCTTAAACGTCTGGATTGTCGGACAGTCAGCAACTCACTACCGAATCCCGCCGATGGCGTCTGAAACTCTCGAATTCGAGTTGTTCGACCTCAGTCGGTCGTCGTCGCGTCTTCCGAGAGTTCGGAGCGCTCCGACGCCGCGGCCGCCTCGGTCCCGTCGAACGGCTCGTGTTCGACGGCGAACTCGCGGTTCGCGCCGTCGGCCGACGCCTCGACCGACGACACTCGGTACAGACGGATGCGGCGCTCCTGTTTCGTCACGACCGGGAAGTCGTAGTGTTCGGCGTCGTGACTGGGGGGCTCGTCGCGGCCGGCGACGAACTCGCGGTGGGCGTCGAGTCGGCGTTCGACCTCCGCGTGCGAGCGTTCCGGGAGGTCGTCGAGTCGGCGTTCGAACCCCAAGACGAGGTCGGCGTCGAGGTCGTAGCCGACGGAGTCCCGGCCGGCGAGCATGGCCGCGAGCGTCGTGGTCCCGGTGCCGACGAAGGGGTCGAAGACGGTGTCGCCGTAGACCGAGTACATCCGAATCAGGCGCAGCGGCAGTTCGACGGGAAACGCCGCCGAGCGCTCTCTGGCCCCCGAATCGAGGCGCTGGTCGGTCCCGCTGAACTCCCAGAGGTCGGAGAACCAGCGGTTGCGCTCCTCCCAGAAGAAGGCGCTCTCGTAGCGCCGGTCGTCGCCCGGAGGGAACGACCGCGGGTCGCCCTTCCGAACCACCAGCACGTACTCGTGTTCGAGGGTGACGTAGGCGTTCGTCGGGAGCGTCCCCGAACCCATGAACTTCGTCAGGCGGTTCGTC contains these protein-coding regions:
- a CDS encoding DUF7575 domain-containing protein, with product MPDARRRAFVAALVGVVGASLGIAGAGHVYLREWRRAIAWFTFVVGAGLVLLSTFTDPATVTVDSLPREVLFPVLGLLFLSALDAYRVGSRPRGRNANGEPACPVCGGELDRNLDFCPWCATELEWYTVEG
- a CDS encoding 2-amino-3,7-dideoxy-D-threo-hept-6-ulosonate synthase; this translates as MNTDVGLSARLDRISTDGRYLIVPMDHGITLGPVTGLVDIESTIDGITRGGADAVLTHKGTAPRVHPNKNGKGYIVHVNGSTDIGPDENDKRLTGSVEDALRVGADAVSFHINVGSDYEPDQMTQLADLCSRAADFSVPVLAMSYARGPGIDEQDPEALAHAVRLAEEVGADVVKTAYSGDAESFGRVVEATRLPVVIAGGSRGTDRETVEMVRGTMDAGAAGVSMGRSIFQHENPEAITRAVSAVIHDDADVDTALERAGLGIEA
- a CDS encoding methylated-DNA--[protein]-cysteine S-methyltransferase; the encoded protein is MRVTMWGFAVEVDDRRIDCAADSLRNQLVEYERGERREFDVDVRFPDSFTGDVMRVMASIPYGETRTYGEVAAELDSHAVAVGQACGRNPVPLVVPCHRVVGAGSLGGFSAAGGVDLKRALLDRERGAVQTGLDRFD
- a CDS encoding 3-dehydroquinate synthase II — translated: MTRSVWLKADDAVGDWETRKRRITAGLEAGVDWVLVDEADVERMRELGDVNIAAFRTDADVHVMEAEEDDGEPAALADAYIVGKDGEGDATVELPSDFSGSADLTTLRRGDDLANGSYVRILSKDYEAFAEEAARDGDYTIVIGEDWTIIPLENLIARIGEETDLIAGVTTAEEAKTAFETLELGSDGVLLDSDDPDEIRKTVEVRDEAERESLDLVWAEVTEVERTGMADRVCVDTGTIMDHDEGMLVGSMARGLFFVHAETAKSPYVASRPFRVNAGAVHAYARTPDGGTVYLSELESGDEVQLIDTNGSTREAIVGRVKIEKRPMFRISADYEGDRVTTLLQNAETIKVHTREGRTAVTDLEPGDEMLIYYEDTARHFGEAVEESIIEK
- a CDS encoding DNA-methyltransferase, with product MRTTHALTVGDAADTGLADESVNLVVTSPPYPMIEMWDDLFSARDDAVDAALDAGDGDAAFEAMHEQLDAVWDEVARVLAPGGVACVNVGDATRSLDGSFRQYPNHARVLTALGERGLTPLPDAVWRKPTNRLTKFMGSGTLPTNAYVTLEHEYVLVVRKGDPRSFPPGDDRRYESAFFWEERNRWFSDLWEFSGTDQRLDSGARERSAAFPVELPLRLIRMYSVYGDTVFDPFVGTGTTTLAAMLAGRDSVGYDLDADLVLGFERRLDDLPERSHAEVERRLDAHREFVAGRDEPPSHDAEHYDFPVVTKQERRIRLYRVSSVEASADGANREFAVEHEPFDGTEAAAASERSELSEDATTTD